The genomic DNA GCACATGAATATTCTTCCAATAGATGGGAAGCGGTGAAATGGAATTGCAGGGGATCATCTGGATATGCTCACAACTGATCAGCATGCTTCCCCCAAGAGAGAATGAAGGTTGTACTATAGATAATTTTGATGGTTTAAGGGTTAAGATAACTTACCAGTTGATAAGGAGACGTTCAATCCAACCTTGAAATAATCCTTGAAAGGGTTTCTTTCGTACGTCAAGAACAGTGCGTTGTTACTCAACGGACTCATAGCTAGACCTATCTGTTTCAGGTAGAACAGGTACTGTAATGCTGGGACTTTACGAAGTAAGATACCATGCGAGATGGAATGGGCAGTCAAGAATGCCGAGGACAAGTGATCGGGATCACCTGCTTCTCCACAGTGTGGTCGGAGCACGAAAGTGTCTAAGTAATCATCAGTCAGCTAAATATCCATGTCGACAAGAAGTTACAAAGCTCACTGaatcctcttgatcgtctCCAAGCGTTCAAAGAGGCCATATTAGCGTACATGTAGTATATCCTAAGTCATATACACCTTGTTAGCTGCATAAAACGACTCTGATTAGAATAGCTCACCAATAACTGTACGGAGGACTCTGATTTGTATCCCACATTTTGGCGGTGGGGAATTTCCTGTAAAGTCTTCTTTCAGGTTTCGATTCGTCATCTACACTATCGAATCCTACTACCcgttggaggaagatgtgtAATTCAGGATGTGATGAGGGATCTTTCGTTACTTCGAACAAAGGTTGGAATACATCTAATCGCAAGTGATGGAAGTCAGCTAGATCTCTGAATCTCGTCCCGAGCCAGTAAGCTCACTTTTCACAACATCTTCAAAGTTGTTGACCAATCCTGAACCTTTATACACCTCATATAATCTTGGAACTTGGATTAACCATCTGACATTATGCGAAACGAGCTTGTTATTGACAACCCATTTAGCAAGTTTGTCCCATTCACCGAGGTTTCTGGAAAACCAAATGGTaaaatgtcagctgaaaCCCCAAAGGCGTTTACCGGGAgagcagctcaccttccgTAGATCGACAACCTCCATTCGGAAACTTGATATTTACTTTGTTCCAAATCCGCTATCAATTCTGCGTATAATGTTGAGATCAGCTGGAATCCGAGCGGATTTCTGTGAACACATAAGCAGACTTACCCTGGGTCAGTTCGGCGAGatatttccctttcaacaaaTTATCAGTCTTCAAGAAGATCTCTCTCAATCGCGAAGATCCAGTAGGGTTATATCGATCATTGAAACGATCGAATCGGTGGAACTCCTATACAACAAAGATCCAAACatcagctttagctttcACCTGAAGAGACAACTTGAGCTGACCTGATGAGCGTGCATATCGAGAGTATCGATCGATAGGTCGTAAGCAGTCAAATTGAGCGATTCGAATACTTCTTTCAGAGTGAGATCCTTCCCATCTCGATGGATGACGATTTCCTGTGAATCAATATGTCAGCACGGATACATGGGTGGGAGGTGAGGGAAGGGAGGTGAACATACGTTTGggtttctcttcaatttcgatttAATAAATCGTAATAAATGTTTTTGGTTCATACTTGCCGAATGATGAATGTGAGTATCAACTTTCCTAACATTGTAGAAATCCCTAAAATAACCAAGTTTCCAAAccgaatcagctcaattgtCATAATATCTTTGGGAGACAGCTGGAGATTTGGGGAAGAACTAGCAGGACATACCTATGAGGGACAGCTTTCATATCTGCCAATTCTTGATATTCATTCAACAAACAGTACAAACTCCATTTTGACGATAGGTACTTCAATCTCCTAAATGCGAAGGATTTGGCAGGTCCATCTGAACAAACTCCCAAAAGATAATCTAGATCTGTGAAATATTCTTTAAGGGTTGGTATTCTAGCTAGCGGTTTTTTACCTTTGGAATCCACTTCACCGTTAACTCTAGGTGATTGTTCTGTGGCAGAATAGACAGTGAaaacaccttcatcattcagCTGGAAAATATGTTGTTTATCCTCTTCGTGGATTTTGCAATCTTCAATTTTAAAAGTTTGATTATCCTTGATACTGGTTGATGTAGTAGTTTTGGTCATTTCCGTACCATCCGATGAGGTTGGTTCAGGCATTACACTTCCCTGCGAGGGTTTCCAATGCCAGTGgggtggtggcggtggtggataGATATTCCACGTGGGCAATTCATCATTTTCAGCTGCAGATGGTCCCTCGCATGCATCTTGCTCCACTTCAGCTTTGAGTCCCATAACATCACCAGATGATCGAGGGGTGAATCCGTGAAATGTCCCATCATGATCTTTTGGATTATCACCTAATCGTTGATTCGAAAGTTCCATATATTTATCTCGGAGATCAAGACATCGAGCGAAAGATGCGCTAAAGACACCAAATCACTCAGTATTGATGGGGCACACAGATTGAAAAGGGAGGTGTATGGACGGCAACTCACTATAGTTGTTCAAGTTCACTTCCAATACCTTGTTCTGCGAAAGCGAGAATTTGCATTTGCATCAGCAACTCTTTCGCATTGAGATCTTCACAGTTCGTCTCATTGACAGGTGTACCAGGCATAGAAGTGATAGGGGTAGAAGGTTTAGTAAGTGGGGAACGGATACCGCCGAGAAATAGCTCAGGATCGGTAAGGGCAATGTTCGGTGGTCGAGCCGGAGGCATAGCAGGGATGTTCTGGGCCGGCAATAGCAACGAGTGTGTTGAAAGAGTGTTTGGTATAAGTGAAAatggagaaaagagaaaaatgAGGATTCGTGGCACAACAAAGATGGGGAGAGCAACGCGTCTACGTGGAGTTTCAGGCAGCTTTTATACCTTTGCAATTGCGTCAAGATGACTTGGCAAACGTCGGAGATGATTTTCCTAACCGTTTCACGGGCATCTGAAAATCACAGAAGATACACGTTTGTCATTCTGAGAGTCTCCGAAGCCGCACAGATTTAGAATGAGGGGATGACTATCCCAGCTTCATTCCTTTCTGGTGGCTTCTGAGAGAAAGGGAGTGGAAGACGAGAGGATAGGTAAAGATTTGCGAGACTCGCTTATCCGAAGATATCGGAAGAACAAGATAGAATGTATGATAATGCAAatcaaaggagatgaaaggaaaggtCATCGACGGAGTAACAGGATATTTGGCCGAAGATAAAGCGGAATATGAAGTAACTCTTGAACGTGCGAGCCAAGATGCTAGCACTCACCAGGTTGAGTTAAGCTCGCGCCGGCACCAGCCAGCTTAGCAGCGGCTTTagcttctacaccttcactTCTTGCACCTGAGTTCAAAGTGTTTAGAAGAGCGGCATTCAATTCTCGTtctctagcttcttcttctaaaTCAAGTTCTTCCTGCTTGTCCCTCTCTTGTCTATGTATGATTGAAGGTGCCGGATCTAAATCACCATATTCCGGTCCAGAGGGAGATAACATACTTGAGTGTCTTTCAACCGGATTGACCTGAGCTTGTCCCTGAAACCTTGACGAcagaccttcttcttgatcttcttggttTTCGCCAGCCTCTCGATCTTGATCGTTGGTGAATGACATTGATTGACCACCTTTCTCAAGATTCTTACCTTGTCTTCCTAGATCGATCTCCCCTGGACTAGCGACAGACGATGGGATAGCTCTATGCTGAGTAAGAGGTGAAGTAGCCATAAATTGTCCAGGTGATAATCCTTGTCTTCCACTTGCACTCTTATAACTCGTTCCTATctcacctacacctcctGCTTTACTCGTTGATGATCCGGCTTCCGATACGGTCGATGGAGGAAGTCGTGGTAAGTTGTGGGAGAGccatatctcatcttgaagatgcaGCCTTCGCTCTTCGTGATAATCAAAGGCAGGGGAAGAGTGTACGTGCGCATTATCCTCGAGGTCTGCGTGCGGGTACCGTGCGGGTATGGGTAACGGTGATGGAGCAGGGGAATTATCGGCTGAAGGGTTATTGGAGTTACGGAGTGAGTCTGACATTGTAGCAATGCGTCTCTTGACCTATATTCCAGTGTCGGAGACCGTCGTGTCGTATCAAGCTATGGTCgatgtgagatgagaaaggatgatagTATCAATCGAAGGCCAAAAATTGTTGCACTCTTATATTGATGTATGATGCAACCAGTCGAGACAAGCGAACGGATCTAAATCTTACTAAGGGGGAGGATGatcgacctccactttcgGTAATAACACACGTGTGAGAGACCCTTTTCTCACCAGGCATGCGAATGGGGACTGTGCAAGCCTAATATATTCTACATCACGTGACTCTGTGACTGGCCTTGTGTGACGCTGTGGCTGTGTTTTcttcattgatgatgtgatgtgagtgagcagtgtgagtgtgatttTTGTCGCGTTCAAGCCGAGGTGGTCGAGTGTTTATGCCGTTTCATCAGACCAGCAGGGAATTTAAAGTGTTTGACCCTAACGCTTATTTTTTTTTTATaatttcttctctatcttgTTTACCTGTGTTGCACCTGAATTCACGTTGTAGCTCTGTAGCCCTGTGCGCAGCCGAGGGGAACCCCCGTCGCGATACCTTTACTGGATTATATCTTTACAACTCTTGATctattttcatcttccacaggTCATCCAAATCGTCTATTCTCGACGGTTGTTTTCATCCTATTCTATTCTCATCTGTATACTTAATCGACCATCGAACACGACGGTCACGtctttcaatttctctcttcttctcgttgCTTAGACAATCTAATTAACGGTGGACGGTACGGTATAACGAAAAAGACAACGTAACGACCGCATCgcttttttcttctcttcccgTACGACATTCTTCTTTGCAACCACAATACGATACACATTCATTCATCCCAACGTATAGTATTTCTTTTTTTATAACTtgtcttctcattctccttaATCTTGTGGATATCACGACGCGATGTCTCATCACTATCAGCAAGCGCAGTATTCCGATAACAATGGAGGAGGTTATGGTAACTCGTATGGGAACAGTTACGGCGGAGGATACAGCGATGAGCCTCAAGGTGGTAATTATGGTAATAGCTACGGtggcggaggtggtggtggatgtaAGTCTATCTCGACCCATTCGCTTATGGGATTGTCTTGGCAGAAGtgtcaatgctgatacttgTTCTGCATTCTATCCTTTCTCCCAATAcacccatcttccctcctttctCTATTCTTCTTTCGATTTTCCCCTAAAATCACGATCTGAACCGCAACGGCAAATTAACGACGTGACATCCTTTGTTTACCTCATCGCTCGTAACCGCTTTTCTTGGTCTAATTTGGAACATCCTCTAATCGCATCTTCAACACTACCCCTCCCTTCCAATTCGCCACCATCGCCATGTTGTGAATACCATTTGCCTCGTACCCCTACGgatttgttcttcttctctttcatctatAATGTCAAATTCGAAATTATACCCTGAAGCTTACCCAATGTCATCCGGAAACCCAAACGCAGCATACAGTAGTGAAGGCGTAGGAGGTTACCAacctaagaagaagaggaataagTGGTTATGGATCGGTCTACCCATTCTCTTGATCGTCATCATTATCGCCGCCGTTTTAGGTGGTGTCTTGGGATCAAGAGCAAGCAACAATGATGACAGTTccgcctcatcctcaaactcaaactcagGTAGCAATAATGCTAACACCGGTGTCCCATCTGGTGTCAGCGGAGTCAACACTGCCGGTGCGACCAGCACGGGCGCCGATGGTCAGGTGTATCTCGCTGTCGCCACTGATAGCTATCTGCTCCCTGTTTATGCTACTGGTGTAAGTCTATTATATTTTTTTAGATCACCTCTACGTTCCAAGCTCACATGTCTTTATGTAGACTGCTACTGCCGGCTACTCCGCCCCAACTGTTGGCTCCTCAAATGGCTGGCCGACTGATCCCTCGccaccttccaactcttccATCCGACCCAATCCTCGACTTGCTCCGGCTTACAAGTGGACAGCTTTAACTTCTGATCTTATCGCCAACAATCTCTACTTCAGGCAATGGAACGCCACCATCGTGCAAAACGCCAGTGATACCCTCGGTGACGATCCCACGCCTTATACCGAAGATGGAGGTTTATCCGGATCTGGTGTACTGGACGTAGCCAGGGAAATCAAGTTGAAGGTCAAGAATTGGGCATATGCTTACAAGGTCACCAACGAGACCAAATACGCCGATCGAGTA from Kwoniella mangroviensis CBS 8507 chromosome 1 map unlocalized Ctg02, whole genome shotgun sequence includes the following:
- a CDS encoding AMP deaminase, with product MPPARPPNIALTDPELFLGGIRSPLTKPSTPITSMPGTPVNETNCEDLNAKELLMQMQILAFAEQGIGSELEQLYASFARCLDLRDKYMELSNQRLGDNPKDHDGTFHGFTPRSSGDVMGLKAEVEQDACEGPSAAENDELPTWNIYPPPPPPHWHWKPSQGSVMPEPTSSDGTEMTKTTTSTSIKDNQTFKIEDCKIHEEDKQHIFQLNDEGVFTVYSATEQSPRVNGEVDSKGKKPLARIPTLKEYFTDLDYLLGVCSDGPAKSFAFRRLKYLSSKWSLYCLLNEYQELADMKAVPHRDFYNVRKVDTHIHHSASMNQKHLLRFIKSKLKRNPNEIVIHRDGKDLTLKEVFESLNLTAYDLSIDTLDMHAHQEFHRFDRFNDRYNPTGSSRLREIFLKTDNLLKGKYLAELTQELIADLEQSKYQVSEWRLSIYGRNLGEWDKLAKWVVNNKLVSHNVRWLIQVPRLYEVYKGSGLVNNFEDVVKNVFQPLFEVTKDPSSHPELHIFLQRVVGFDSVDDESKPERRLYRKFPTAKMWDTNQSPPYSYWIYYMYANMASLNAWRRSRGFNTFVLRPHCGEAGDPDHLSSAFLTAHSISHGILLRKVPALQYLFYLKQIGLAMSPLSNNALFLTYERNPFKDYFKVGLNVSLSTDDPLQFHFTASHLLEEYSCAAQIYKLTPADMCELARNSVLQSGWEMQVKKHWIGHKWYLPGAAGNDIHKTNVPTIRLAYRHSTLLEELALIRHGQHSPSATPTHLKQSSPARLPHQPSPQPPSTSNDRTTVSNRPGMTNHPSDVAAAAMSMTNSSVYAQGESHPIAPHLIGGVGTLGERSRKKSVGQLKGVSFGGEAVTPLESDQVHEARR